The Zalophus californianus isolate mZalCal1 chromosome 6, mZalCal1.pri.v2, whole genome shotgun sequence DNA window CCTCCCCGCGCGCTGCCTAATCTGCCCCTCGCAGCACCGCGCGGCGCGAGGGAACGCCCGGGGCGGGGCCAATTaggggcggggcctgcgggcCCGAAGGGGGCGGGCCCCCGCCGGGGTCGGTGGTCTGAGCTGAGAGAGGTCTTGCTCGGAGCGTCGCGCTCGGAGGGGCTGGAGCGGGTGTGCGGATGCTGGAAGTTCACATCCCGTCGGTGGGACCCGAGGATCCCAGGCAGAACCCAGAGAAAGGCCACATGGTGAGCGGGGACACTGGCTGGGAAGGCGCACGGGACCCGCCGGATTTCCCCGCGCCAAGCGCAGTGGGGATCCCGCGCCCGGGCTGCAGCATCGGAGCGCGGCGGGTCAGGCCGTCCGGAGACCGCCTGCCGAGGGTCTCGGGCCGCTTGGATTTGCCAGCGCTGTGGACGACGGTCCGGGTTCACGAGGGACTGCACGCAGCTGAGGGGCGGGTCCGGCCTCCGCATCTCCCCAAGGGTGTGGGGAGCGTGGGAGGGTCCCCGGAGATTGGCGGGGCTCCCAGGCCGCTTTGTGCCTTTGAGCGCGGGAGGGCGGGCGCGTTGCAGACGCGGATCCTGCGGAGCCCTCCCGCGGGGCCTCACGCGCACCTGGccgcccgcccgcgcccgccAGGTGTTCCGAGTGGAAGTGCTGTGCCGCGGGCGCAGGCACACCGTGCAGAGGCGCTACAGCGAGTTCCACGCGCTGCACAAGCGGGTGAGGCTGCGCCGCCGACCGACCGACCGACCGACCCCGGCCCGGCTCCTGGGAGACGGGCGAACTGCGGGCCCAGCCTCTGCCACCATTACCGCCCCAGTCCCTGGAGGGCTCCGGTCCTGGGCACAGACCTCCCTGCGGGCTTCGGGGTGGATGCAGAGGGGATAGGGCCCAGCCTGTACTGTCGATGCCAACGCGTGGCCGGCCAGCCCTCGGGcgtttggggggcgggggggctggggTCTCTCTCGCCCCCGTCCCAACCATCCACTCACTAGCGTCTGCCCCAGGGTAGAGCCTGAAgcctggaggtgggggcggggaggaccgGGAGAGACTCTTGGGCGCAGTGAGCTTGAGGACTCAATCGGAATACTGTGATGGCACCGCGGTAACCTCCTGGCAGATCAAGAAACTGTACAAAGTGCCCGACTTCCCCTCAAAACGCCTGCCTAACTGGAGGACCAGAGGATTGGAGCAGCGGCGTCAGGGCTTGGAAGCCTATATCCAGGTGTGCACGGGGCTCACTCTGTTGCCCCCTAGGCTGCTTGACCAGAGGTGTGGCCCAGACagagagctggggcggggggcgggtagGGAGTGAAGGGGACCCACATCTTGAGCATGCTATTTACTACCCCAAGCCTCAGTATTCTGAACGATCATGGGTCCAAACAGCCCTCTGTATTGATAGAATGGGATGAGGTAACACGAGGCAGGTGGTTTCAGTTCAATGAAAGCTAGTTCTCTTTCCCCCAGGGTGAGGGTCTGTGCTACCCTCAATGCTGAGGATTTGGGTGGGGACCCTTCCCCCCTCTTCCCCACACAGTGATGCCAGATTCCAGGCCAGGTTGGCTTCCTGGGCTTACAACCCATGAGTCACCCAGGGCCCAGTGCTCAGAAGGGCCCCAAATTTGGCTTAATAATGCTCTGCTCGCTCTTGAAATTCTTAGTCATTTTGGAAGGCCCCCGCCTCTCCATTTTGCACTGGGCTCTGTATGTTAGGCAGCTGGGTCTGATTACAGGTTCCCTCTGATCTCTCCAGGGTATCCTGTACCTGAACCAGGATGTGCCCAAGGAGTTACTGGAATTCCTGAATCTTCGGCACTTCCCCACAGACCCTAAGGCTAGCAGCTGGGGGTGAGCTCCTCTGGGGGGCCATGGCTGGGCAAGAGAGGGGCCCCAGTGCTGGGGGGACAGGGTCTCTCTGCAGCAAGCAGGTGAGAAAAGGTTTGAGAAGCCAagccctttcccttccttcttacATCGGCCAGGCAGCAGCCTGCTGCTGCTTTGAGACGTGACCTCCCTCATTAGCTTTCTTGACCGGGGGTAGAGGGGCTATTTTCTGGACAATCTTGGTTACCGCCGCCAGATCCGGAACTGAGCTTGTTACAAATAGAAGCAGTGGTCCCCTGGGAGGTGAAGAGCTGGGCTTGCGTGTCTCCACCCCTTCCTCACGCGCGCGCCCGCCCCCACCAACCGCAGCTCACAGCGCGTCTCCCCTTTTCAGCGCCCTGGGGGAGTTCCTGCCCAATGACAGCAGGCAAGTCGAAGCCCCTGCCGCCCCGCtcctgctgccccctggtggccgCGCGCCAAGAGGCGGCCTGCGGTTGTCTGacctaccccaccccccaatcccaATCCCAATCCCGGTTTCTGTCGGTGCCTCCTGAGCCCACTTCCCATTCGCCTTTTCGTGATCTCAATCCCTggtctctacctctccccctcacTGTTCAGGACTCTTACCTCCTAGCTCCCAGCTGCACCACCGGCCTGTCTTCAGCTTCCACagggatccctacatttgcagcCCATCCCCAGGTGAGGGCCTCCTAGGTACCAGGGTGGGAGTCGGGGGTGAACCTGACATTTTCAGCTCAGGACCTCCAGGCAGCATCTCGTGCCTGCTGCCTGCCTTTGGGGCCACACCTGCCCTGCTGCTCCTGTAGCCTGCTTTGTATTCTTCCGAAAGCGGACGTGGCGAAATAACCTTGGTTCTTCTGGTCTCAATTCCTTGCCAACCTGGCTTATCAAGCTAATGTGAACAGAATGTGAGCGGGGCATGCCAAGGCCTCACCGGGGGTGGCCAGCTGTTACCTATGACCTCTTCCTGAGGAGGGGGCTGAGCCTATGGGCTCAGGAGCTCAAGGAACTACAGGCCTGAGGCTAGGCCCACCCCCCATCTTTTCTTCCCCTGCAGTCCCCTACCccttcctcctgttttctttctgtcccaCAGAGCCTCTGCCCAACGTGGTGGTGAATGGCGTGCTCCAGGGCCTCTACGGCTTCAGCAACAGGCCAGCTGAAGCTCAGCGAGAGGCATCTTGTCACCCTGCCACCCATGCCCTGACCAGCCCAGAGGCCTAAGGGGCCACCTGCCAGGACAGGCACGTGCCTCAGTGTTATGTGCCCTCTTCTCAGAGGAGGCTGGGTCCCCCTTGGCCCAGACCCAGGACTAACCTACCCGAGGTGCCAGGGCAGGGACAACAGGGGATAGGAAATAAAGGGAGAAGTCCATTTAGAGGTAGGCTTCGACAAGGTAGAGATGTATTTCTTCCCCTACACCagcaggggggcaggggacaAGCAAAGGCTGAGGCACCCTAGTGGCAAAGGTTAGAAGCAAAAGCTCCTGCTTGCTACTTGTGGGTAGTTATCAGGGAAACTGGGTTCCGACCAGAGCCGCAGAAGGGGGGACAGGCACTCCCAGCCA harbors:
- the SNX22 gene encoding sorting nexin-22 isoform X2 is translated as MLEVHIPSVGPEDPRQNPEKGHMIKKLYKVPDFPSKRLPNWRTRGLEQRRQGLEAYIQGILYLNQDVPKELLEFLNLRHFPTDPKASSWGALGEFLPNDSSSQLHHRPVFSFHRDPYICSPSPEPLPNVVVNGVLQGLYGFSNRPAEAQREASCHPATHALTSPEA
- the SNX22 gene encoding sorting nexin-22 isoform X1; protein product: MLEVHIPSVGPEDPRQNPEKGHMVFRVEVLCRGRRHTVQRRYSEFHALHKRIKKLYKVPDFPSKRLPNWRTRGLEQRRQGLEAYIQGILYLNQDVPKELLEFLNLRHFPTDPKASSWGALGEFLPNDSSSQLHHRPVFSFHRDPYICSPSPEPLPNVVVNGVLQGLYGFSNRPAEAQREASCHPATHALTSPEA